AGACCGGCGACTGGGGCGAAATCGATGAGATGAGCGGCGCGATCAAGCCCGCCGCGAAGAAGTGACGATGCCAATGATCAGCGCGATCCAGCCGGCGAGATAGCACCAGCCGCCGTAAGGCGTGAGCCAATGGACTGCCTGGATGCCGGCCATGCTGCGCAGATAGAGCGTGCCGGAGAACAGCACGGTGGCGACGATCAGCAGCGTGCCGGCCAAGGCGAACCAGCGCGAGGGCCAGTGGGCGGCGATGAGGCCGATGGCCAGCAAGGCGAGCGCATGGAATTGGTGATACTGCATTGCCGTGTCGAACCATTGCTTGGCGGCGATGAGCTGCTCGCTCGGTGCGTGCGCGGCGATGGTGCCGAGGATGATCGAGGAGAGCGCCAGGAAGGCGGCGATGACGAGGAAGGTCTTGGCGGTAGCGTTCATGAGACAAAAGTCGGCGCTGGCGGGACGGCATGGAATGATACCCAAATGCCCCGCCGGCGCCTTATTACGGGTCAATGCAGATCGAAGCGGTCG
This genomic interval from Sulfuricystis multivorans contains the following:
- a CDS encoding DUF423 domain-containing protein, with amino-acid sequence MNATAKTFLVIAAFLALSSIILGTIAAHAPSEQLIAAKQWFDTAMQYHQFHALALLAIGLIAAHWPSRWFALAGTLLIVATVLFSGTLYLRSMAGIQAVHWLTPYGGWCYLAGWIALIIGIVTSSRRA